DNA from Actinomycetota bacterium:
AACCGCTCGGAGGGGAAATGAATTTTAACTATTTTACCAAATACCAGATATTTTACAATATTATTTTTTCTTTTTATTATAAATATCGTACATATTTATTAAATTATCTTATCTGATCTCCTGATACGGCATTTTCAACAGTTCTTATTGATTTTACTATACCTTTCAGGATCTTTGCTGTTTTCCTTATTTCAGTGATGTCAATGTCTTTAGAGGTTTTATTTTGCATGTTGCTGCAAACTTTCTGTCCTCAAGTTTTCTCCGAAGATTCGTTTTTTCTTTAATATCAAAAGATTTATCGTTTGCTGATGTCAGGTTTTTCATTTATCCTCAACACAATATGAAGCAAATGTATTAATCCTGAATTGAGCTTAACAATTATTATATTGTTTCTATAATAATAATAGGGTTATCAGACTTTGTAAAAACTATTTTGAGAGCTTAAAAAACAGCTGGAAAGGTTTTTCATGATTGCAGGAAAATATTTTGAAGTGATTGATTATACATCCGATGTAAAAATAAAAGCTTATGGCAAGACAATGAAAGAGCTGTTTGAAAACTCTGCAAAAGGAATGTTTTTTCTTATCAGTGAAAATAAAGAGCATGATTTAAAGGTCAGGCAGGAAATATCGATATTTGCCGGATACAAGGTTTCATATGAAGACATGCTTCTTCTCTGGCTTGAAAAGCTGTTATTTTATCACGAAACAAAAAAAATTCTTTTTTTTGATTTCAGGATAAATTCACTTTTTTTAGATAATTATGACAATGATAAGAATTTCTGCTCAACTCCGGAGGCCGGATCATTCCTGAAGGCGGAAGCTTTCGGGGAAAAGATAAATATAGAGAAACATGAAATTCTTAATCATATCAAAGGCCCTACTTATCATGATTTAAGTATAATACGCAATAGTGAAAGAAAGATTTTTGAAGCAAATATAATTTTTGATGTATAGGCGGTGGTTAAAATGGATGAAAAGAATGTAATAAAGATAGACAACTACAAATTTGAAGTAATTCTTGATAAAGAAAAGGGAATGAATGTACCGGGAATAATATTTTTAGATGATTCGCTTATGGAAGCGGTTTTACAGGAAGAAACCATAAATCAGGTCATTAATGTTGCATCTCTTCCCGGAATAGTAAAAGCTTCTTATGCGATGCCTGATATTCATTACGGTTATGGATTTCCCATAGGGGGAGTCGCAGCTTTTGATATGGCAGAAGGGATTATCTCTCCGGGAGGAGTGGGCTTTGATATTGCATGCGGTGTAAGGGTTCTGAGAACGGATTTTGAATACAGCGATATTAAAAACAAGATCGCGCTTCTTATGGAAAACATATTCAGGAATGTTCCGAAAGGCATAGGAACGAAGGGAAGATTAAAGTTGTCAGACAGGGAGATGAAAGATGTTTTTCTGAAAGGGGCTCTGTGGCCTGTAAAAAACAATTATGGATATGAGGAAAACCTTGAGTATATTGAGGAGAACGGGACTTTCCCTGAAGCTGACCCTGACTATGTAAGCAGGGAAGCTCTGGAAAGAGGAAGAGATCAGCTGGGATCTCTGGGATCCGGAAACCATTTTATAGAAATACAAAAAGTCTGTGAAATATTTAACAGAAAAGCCGCAGATGTGATGGGCATCTCAGATAATCAGATTGTAATAATGATTCACTCAGGCTCAAGAGGACTGGGTCATCAGATATGCAGCGATTATCTTAAGATAATGCAGACTGCATCGGCAAAATATAATATCAGTCTTAAAGACCGCCAGCTTGCATGCGCTCCGCTCAGTTCACCTGAGGGAATAAAATATTTTAAAGCAATGGGATGCGCAGTAAATTTTGCAATGGCTAACAGGGAATGTCTGTCTTACTGGGTAATACAGGAATTCGAAAAAATGTTTTCAAAGTCACACAGAAAAATGGGAATGGAACTGATATATGATATATCTCACAATGTTGCAAAAATAGAAACGCATATCATTGACAATAAAAGAAAAACTCTCTGCGTTCATCGCAAAGGAGCGACAAGGTCATTTGGTCCGGGCCATGAATCAGTGCCTGCTGATTACCGGTCAGTCGGACAGCCGGTGATAATACCCGGGGACATGGGAAGATATTCATATATAATGACAGGGACAAAAAAAGCGATGTCGGAAAGCATGGGTTCATCCTGTCACGGAGCGGGAAGGCTGCTCTCAAGATCGGCCGCCAAAAGAAAAATAAACGGCGCTGAGTTAAAAAATGAACTTTTTAGCAGGGGGATTATAGTTCTTGCAAGCAGCATGTCAGGTCTTGCAGAAGAAGCTCCTCAGGCGTATAAAGATGTTGCTGAAATAGTCGACATAGCTGAAAATGCAGGTCTGTCAAGAAAAGTAGCAAAACTTGTTCCGCTTGGAGTTATAAAGGGATAGTTTAAAAAATTAGATAATCGCTGAATATTGCTAAATATTGCTAAATAATCTCTCTAAAAGCCAAAATACTTTAAAAAACGCATTATATCTTTATGTATTTTCAAAATTTGTAAAAATTATGTTATATTTTTCAATTTTTGTTTAAAATATGTCAAATTATTAAAATTTGTAAAACATTTTCAGTGTTTTTAAAAATTTAATAAAAAATAAGTGATTTTTAAAAAATTATGCTATAATCCAGTATATTTTTAAAAATTTCACTTTTTTAATATCAAGAAACAGTTCAGGAATAGACATGAGAGGAATAAACATACTAACCGAATTTTCGCAGAAAGCCGGCGAAAAGATAGATGCCAAGGCCATAAAAATAGATGATACGACACTCAGGGACGGAGAACAGACGGCGGGAGTGGTTTTTGCTAATGAGGAAAAGATATACATAGCAAAAATGCTTGATGATATCGGCGTACATCAGATAGAGGTGGGAATACCGGCAATGGGGGGAGATGAAAAGGAATCAATTAAAAAAATTGCTTCAATGGGGCTTAACTGTAGTCTTCTTGCCTGGAACAGGGCAGTTATTTCCGACCTTCAGGCAAGTTATGAATGCGGCGTGGATTCAGTAGCCATATCCATTTCTTCATCAGATATCCACATTGAGCAGAAATTAAGAAAAACGAGGGAATGGGTTCTTGAAAGTGTAAAAACTGCCGTAGATTTTGCCAAGAAATATAATCTATATGTTTCAGTCAATGCCGAAGATGCATCAAGGACCGACATGGAATTTCTTCTTCAGTTTGCCAGAAATGCAAGAGATGCCGGGGCAGACCGGATCAGATATTGTGATACTCTTGGGATAATGGATCCGTTTGAAACATTCATGCGAATCAAAACAATAAAAGATATAGTCGGAATAGATATAGAAATGCACATGCATAATGATTTCGGCATGGCAATTGCAAACTCAATTGCAGGAATAAAAGCAGGGGCAAAATATGTCAATACAACAATTAACGGACTCGGGGAAAGAGCCGGCAATGCTGCTTTTGAGGAGCTTGTAATGGCTCTTAAATTACTTCAGGGAATTGATCTCGGGTTTAATACCAGAAAATTCCGGGAAATCTCTTATTATGTCGCAAATGCATCAGACAGGCCGGTTCCTGCCTGGAAACCCATAGTAGGTTCAGGCATATTTGTTTTTGAATCCGAAAACAGGGTAAAGCTTTATTCATCTGATCACAGGAATTATGAGCTTTTTGATCCGGAAGATGTGGGACTTGAGAATAAAACCATTATCGGAAAGTATTCAGGACTCTTTTCTCTGGATTCAAAGCTTAGATCAATGGGCTATGAATTCAGCGAAAAAGAGCTTCCCGACCTTCTTGAAATAGTTATAAGTAAAGTAGTTTCCTTAAAAAGAGCGCTTTTTGATAATGAGATTATTGAAACCTGTGAATCATTTAAAAAAAGCAGGTAGTTTTAAAATTTAATCCAAAAGGAGTTAAATGGCAGCTGAAATAAATAACAGAAAAATAAATATTATGGATTCAACCTTAAGGAGTGGTGAACAGACTCCGGGTGTTGTCTTTTCAAAGAATGAAAAAATCAGAATTGCAAAAATGCTTGACGAAATAGGCGTACCTGATCTGGAGGTCGGAGTTCCGACTTTAGCTTCCTCTGAAAGAGACACCATAAGGGAAATCTTAAATCTGAATTTAAGTAGCAGAATTTTCGGCTATCTTGAAGCTTTACCGTCTAACATAAGCTATGTAAGAGAATGCGGACTTAAAAACATCGTTATTACAGTATATACATCTGAAGGACAAATAAAGGAGAAATACAACAAAAGCAAGAACCTCTTAATATCAAGGCTGAAAGATACAATCAGGGAGATAAAGAAACATAATATTGATTTCATTATAAGCGCTGAAGACGGAACAAGAGCTGACCTTAAGCTGCTTCTTCAGATAATCAATATTGCAAAATCGAAAGGAGCATTAAGGGTAAGAATCTGTGACAGTGTGGGAGCAGACGATCCTTTCAAGACTTTTCTTAGAATAAACACCATTTTAAGCACAGTCGATTTTCCCATAGAAGTCCATACCAAAAATAATTTCGGCATGGCTACTGCCAATGGGCTGGCAGCCATAAGAGCGGGGGCTTCAAGCATAATGACTTCCGTGAACGGACTTGCTGAAGGCACCGGAAATGCTGCTCTTGAAGAAATAGTAATGGCATTGAAATATCTTGAGAATATAGATCTTGGGATTAATACATCAAGATTCAGGGAGATTTCCGAATATTTGGCAAAATCATCATCAAGAGCCATACCGGTATGGAAAGCAATTGTAGGAACCAATGTTTTTGCCCATGAGTCAGGCATACATGCAGACGGAGTTCTTAAGAATCCGAGAAACTATGAGGTCTTTGAGCCTGCAGAAGTTGGACTAACCCGTCAGCTGGTTGTCGGTAAACATTCCGGTTCACATACAATACTCCATAAATTCAAGGAATTCGGGATAGATCTTACAGATATTGAAGCCAATGAAATACTTGTGCTTACAAGAGCAATGTCCGTGGATTTAAAAAGAACACTTTTTGACAAAGAACTTATGTATATTTACAAGGACTATAGGGAAAGCAAAAAAAATCAGGAAATTACAGATGATTCAGATAATATTGATTAATTAATATTACTGATACATAATTAGTTGTTTTGTTCAAAAAAAGTTTATTGTTTTTTAATATCTTATGTTTTAGGAGGCTTTTTGGGAAAAACAATTGCAGAGAAAATAATAAGCTCCCATGCAGGAAGAGACGTAAAACCGAATGACATTACCGTTGTCGATGTCGATGTGGTTATGGCGCAGGATGGCACGGGTCCACTTACGGTCAGCCAGCTAAAAAAGATGAGATTTGACAAGGTCAGGAATCCGGAAAAATCAATATTTTTCATAGATCATGCTTCTCCAAGTCCCAGAAAAGAACTTTCAAATTCACATACTGTTCTGAGGGAATATGCCGGAAATGCAGGAATGGTTTTAAGCGAAGTGGGAGAAGGAGTCTGCCACCAGATACTTGTCGAATCATTTGTATCTCCCGGGGATATTGTTATAGGAGCTGATTCTCATACCTGTACTTCAGGTGCCATTGCAGCATTTGCCACAGGGATGGGTTCAACTGATATAGCAGTAGGTTTTGCTCTTGCAAAAACATGGCTGATGGTTCCTCCCACAATAAAAGTAAATTTTAATAATAATATGGCAAAAGGGGTCTATGCAAAAGATCTTATAATTCATCTTATCGGAAAGATTACTGCAGAAGGGGCAACTTACAAAGCACTGGAATTTTCAGGTAGTCTGAGCAGAAAAATGACCATAGAGGACAGGCTTACCATTTCAAATATGGCGGTGGAAGCCGGCGCAAAAGCAGGCATATTTGAATCTGACGAAATTACGAAGGAATATCTGAATTCGATCGGCAGATCCGGTTTATACAGGGAAATATGTGCTGATGATGATGCTGTTTATGAGAATACAATAGATATTGATTGCTCAGAACTTGAACCGATGATTTCAAAACCGCACACAGTTGACAATGTAAGCCCTGTCAGCATGATGGAAAAAGTAAAAGTAAACCAGGTTCTAATAGGCACCTGTACAAATGGCAGATTATCAGACTTAAAAGTTGCAGCAGATATTCTGAAAGGCAGAAAAGTAGCCGGGGGAGTAAGACTTCTTGTTGTTCCGGCATCAAGAAAGATATATCTTGATGCACTTAAATCGGGTATCATACAGACTCTCGTAGAAAGTGGAGCAGTTGTGGAATCGCCGGGCTGCGGACCATGTGTGGGAGTTCATCAGGGTGCACTGGCAGATAATGA
Protein-coding regions in this window:
- a CDS encoding archease, yielding MIAGKYFEVIDYTSDVKIKAYGKTMKELFENSAKGMFFLISENKEHDLKVRQEISIFAGYKVSYEDMLLLWLEKLLFYHETKKILFFDFRINSLFLDNYDNDKNFCSTPEAGSFLKAEAFGEKINIEKHEILNHIKGPTYHDLSIIRNSERKIFEANIIFDV
- a CDS encoding RtcB family protein — translated: MDEKNVIKIDNYKFEVILDKEKGMNVPGIIFLDDSLMEAVLQEETINQVINVASLPGIVKASYAMPDIHYGYGFPIGGVAAFDMAEGIISPGGVGFDIACGVRVLRTDFEYSDIKNKIALLMENIFRNVPKGIGTKGRLKLSDREMKDVFLKGALWPVKNNYGYEENLEYIEENGTFPEADPDYVSREALERGRDQLGSLGSGNHFIEIQKVCEIFNRKAADVMGISDNQIVIMIHSGSRGLGHQICSDYLKIMQTASAKYNISLKDRQLACAPLSSPEGIKYFKAMGCAVNFAMANRECLSYWVIQEFEKMFSKSHRKMGMELIYDISHNVAKIETHIIDNKRKTLCVHRKGATRSFGPGHESVPADYRSVGQPVIIPGDMGRYSYIMTGTKKAMSESMGSSCHGAGRLLSRSAAKRKINGAELKNELFSRGIIVLASSMSGLAEEAPQAYKDVAEIVDIAENAGLSRKVAKLVPLGVIKG
- the nifV gene encoding homocitrate synthase yields the protein MRGINILTEFSQKAGEKIDAKAIKIDDTTLRDGEQTAGVVFANEEKIYIAKMLDDIGVHQIEVGIPAMGGDEKESIKKIASMGLNCSLLAWNRAVISDLQASYECGVDSVAISISSSDIHIEQKLRKTREWVLESVKTAVDFAKKYNLYVSVNAEDASRTDMEFLLQFARNARDAGADRIRYCDTLGIMDPFETFMRIKTIKDIVGIDIEMHMHNDFGMAIANSIAGIKAGAKYVNTTINGLGERAGNAAFEELVMALKLLQGIDLGFNTRKFREISYYVANASDRPVPAWKPIVGSGIFVFESENRVKLYSSDHRNYELFDPEDVGLENKTIIGKYSGLFSLDSKLRSMGYEFSEKELPDLLEIVISKVVSLKRALFDNEIIETCESFKKSR
- the aksA gene encoding homoaconitate hydratase (in Methanococcus jannaschii this protein catalyzes the condensation of alpha-ketoglutarate and acetyl-CoA to form trans-homoaconitate; functions in alphaketosuberate synthesis which is a precursor in coenzyme B and biotin synthesis), whose translation is MAAEINNRKINIMDSTLRSGEQTPGVVFSKNEKIRIAKMLDEIGVPDLEVGVPTLASSERDTIREILNLNLSSRIFGYLEALPSNISYVRECGLKNIVITVYTSEGQIKEKYNKSKNLLISRLKDTIREIKKHNIDFIISAEDGTRADLKLLLQIINIAKSKGALRVRICDSVGADDPFKTFLRINTILSTVDFPIEVHTKNNFGMATANGLAAIRAGASSIMTSVNGLAEGTGNAALEEIVMALKYLENIDLGINTSRFREISEYLAKSSSRAIPVWKAIVGTNVFAHESGIHADGVLKNPRNYEVFEPAEVGLTRQLVVGKHSGSHTILHKFKEFGIDLTDIEANEILVLTRAMSVDLKRTLFDKELMYIYKDYRESKKNQEITDDSDNID
- a CDS encoding 3-isopropylmalate dehydratase large subunit yields the protein MGKTIAEKIISSHAGRDVKPNDITVVDVDVVMAQDGTGPLTVSQLKKMRFDKVRNPEKSIFFIDHASPSPRKELSNSHTVLREYAGNAGMVLSEVGEGVCHQILVESFVSPGDIVIGADSHTCTSGAIAAFATGMGSTDIAVGFALAKTWLMVPPTIKVNFNNNMAKGVYAKDLIIHLIGKITAEGATYKALEFSGSLSRKMTIEDRLTISNMAVEAGAKAGIFESDEITKEYLNSIGRSGLYREICADDDAVYENTIDIDCSELEPMISKPHTVDNVSPVSMMEKVKVNQVLIGTCTNGRLSDLKVAADILKGRKVAGGVRLLVVPASRKIYLDALKSGIIQTLVESGAVVESPGCGPCVGVHQGALADNEVCLSTQNRNFKGRMGNPDSFIYLSSPATAAYSAVKGYIADVREIL